DNA from Acidimicrobiales bacterium:
GGGTACACGTGGATGAGGCTCGACAGGTCGGCCAGGCGGCGCTCGTCCTTGATGACCAGGGCCAGCTCGTGGATCATGTCGCCGGCACCGGCGGCCAGGATGCTGGCCCCCAGCAGGCGCCCCTTCGCCCCGCACACGGCCACGATCCGGCCGGTGCAGTCACCGTCGGCTCGGGCCCGGTCCGAGTGCGCCAGGTCGACCCGGTGGACCTCCACGGCGTCGCCGTGCAACGCCCGGGCCTGGCTCTCGGTGAGCCCGGCGTGGGCCAGCTCGGGATCGGTGAACGTGCACCACGGGACGAGGTCGCTCACCGTGCCCCGGCCCGGGAAGAACATGTCGCGCACGGCGCGCAGCGCCTCGTGGGCGGCCGAATGGGTGAACAGGAAGCGCCCGGCCACGTCACCGGCGGCGTAGACCGAAGGCACGGTCGACCGCATGCGGTCGTCGACCGTGACACCTCGCGGGCCGGTGGCGACGCCGACGTCCTCGAGGCCCAGCCCGTCCAGGTTCGGGCGCCGGCCCACACCCACGAGCAGCTCGTCCGCCTCCCACGACGTCGCCTCGCCGGCCGCCGTCCCGTGCACGACCTTGCCGGCGTCGCCCACCGTGACCCGCTCGATGTCGACGTCGAGACACAGGTCCACGCCCTCCTCCCGCAGCCTCTTCGTGAGGATGGCGACCAGCTCGGGCTCGTCACGAGGCAGGATGCCGGGCCCCTTCTGGAGCACGGTCACGGCCACGCCGAGCCGGGTGAGGCCCTGGGCCAGCTCGATGGCGATGGGGCCGCCGCCGATGGCCACCACCCGGGCCGGTGCCCGCTCGATCTCGAAGACGTTCTCGCTCGTGAGGTAGCCGGCCTCCGTGAGACCCGGGACGAGCGGGGTGGCCGGCCTGCTCCCCGTGCACAGCAGGACGAAGCGGGTCCGCAGCAGGCGGTCGCCGACGGCGACGGTGTGGGGCCCGACCAAGTTGGCCGTCCCCTCGACCAGCTCCACGCCCAGGGCCCGGAAGCGCTCCGGGCTGTCGTCGCTGGCCGCGATCGCGGCCTGGACGGCCCTGATCCTCGTCCACACGGCGGCCGTGTCGATGGCCGGGTCGCCCGCGGGCAACCCCCACCGGTCCGCCGTGCGCAGGTGGTGAGCCACCTTGGCCGACGCCAGCAGGGCCTTCGACGGCACGCACCCCGTCCACAGGCAGTCGCCCCCCACCCGGCCCCGCTCCACCACCGCCACCCGCACGCCCAGGCTGGCGGCGAACTCGGCCGCCACCATGCCCCCCGACCCCATGCCCACGATCACCAGGTCGTAGCGCCGCCCCATGGCGGGCGACCGTACCCGACGATCCACTTTCGAGTGAATAACTCGCCAAAATGGCGAGTTATTTACTCGAAATCGGGCTGGGACGACGGATCAGCGGCCGTGGATGAAGGCCATGGCCTCGGCGCGGGTGCGGGGGTCGTCGCGGAAGAGGCCCCGCACGGCCTGGGTCACGGTGAGGGTGCCGGCCTTCTTGGTGCCCCGCATCGACATGCACAGGTGTTCGGCCTGGAGGGACACCAGCACCCCTCGGGGCTGGAGCACGTCCTCCATCGTGTTGGCGATCTGGGTGGTGAGCCGCTCCTGCACCTGCGGGCGCTGGGCGAAGCCCTCCACCAGGCGGGCCAGCTTCGACAGCCCGGTGATGCGGCCGTCGACGTTGGGGATGTAGGCGAGGTGGGCTTTGCCCACGAAGGGCACGAGGTGGTGCTCGCACAGGCTGTACAGCGGGATGTCGAGGACCATGACCATCTCGTCGTGGCCCTCCTCGAACGTGACGTTGAGCACCTCGCCCGGGTCGGCGCCGACGCCGCTCATGATCTCGGCGTACATCTCGGCCACCCGGGCCGGGGTGCCCCGCAGGCCGTCCCGGTCGGGATCCTCGCCGATGGCCTCGAGGATCTCCCGCACCGCGTGGCGTATGCGGACCCGGTCGACGCCGGGCACGTCAGGCGGTGGCGGGACGATTCGTGGCCCGCCGCAGCTTCCGGCGCAGCCGTCGCACCGCGGCGCCGGCCACCGTGGTCGCCGGGGCCTCGACGGCCAGTGCGGCGCCGACCGGAAGGGCCGCCACCGGAGACGGCGGCGGCAGGGGCACCTTCTTGGTGGCCCACGGGGGCAGTTCGCCCAGGATCTCCATGAGCTGGGGCGTGTCGAGCGTCTCCTGGTCGATGAGCGCCGACGCCAGGCGGTCGAGGGTGGCCCGGTGGGTGCTCAGGATGGAGACGGCCTCGTCGTGGGCGCCGTCGATCAGCTTGCGCACCTCGGTGTCGATGCGGGCCGCCATCTCGTCGGAGTAGTTGGCCTGGTGGCCGAAGTCGCGGCCCAGGAACACCTCGCCGTTCTTCTCGCCCAGCTGCAACGGCCCGAGGACGTCGCTCATCCCGTACTGGGTGACCATGGCGCGGGCGATCTCCGACGCCTTCTCGATGTCGTTGGCGGCACCCGTGGTGATCTCGCCGAAGATCAGCTCCTCGGCCGTGCGACCGCCCATGAGGACCGCCAGCTGGTCGCGCAGCTCGGACCGGCTGACCAGGTACTTGTCCTCGGTGGGCAGCGACATCGTCCAGCCGAGGGCGCGGCCGCGGGCCACGATCGACACCTTGTGGACCGGGTCCGCGTACGGCAGGACGTGGCCCACCAGGGCGTGGCCGCCCTCGTGGTACGCGATGACGAGCTTCTCCTTCTCGCTCATCACCCGGGTCTTGCGCTCGGGGCCGCCGATGACGCGATCGATGGCGTCCTCCAGCGAGCGCATCCCGATCTTCTTGCGACCATGGCGGGCCGAAAGCAGGGCGGCCTCGTTCATCAGGTTGGCCAGGTCGGCCCCCGTGAACCCGGGCGTGCGCCGGGCCAGGATCTCGAGGTCGATGTTGTCCTCCAGCGGCTTGCCCTTGGCGTGCACCTCGAGGATGGCCTTGCGGCCCAGCAGGTCCGGGCGGTCCACCACGATCTGGCGGTCGAAGCGGCCGGGACGCAACA
Protein-coding regions in this window:
- a CDS encoding FAD-dependent oxidoreductase, whose protein sequence is MGRRYDLVIVGMGSGGMVAAEFAASLGVRVAVVERGRVGGDCLWTGCVPSKALLASAKVAHHLRTADRWGLPAGDPAIDTAAVWTRIRAVQAAIAASDDSPERFRALGVELVEGTANLVGPHTVAVGDRLLRTRFVLLCTGSRPATPLVPGLTEAGYLTSENVFEIERAPARVVAIGGGPIAIELAQGLTRLGVAVTVLQKGPGILPRDEPELVAILTKRLREEGVDLCLDVDIERVTVGDAGKVVHGTAAGEATSWEADELLVGVGRRPNLDGLGLEDVGVATGPRGVTVDDRMRSTVPSVYAAGDVAGRFLFTHSAAHEALRAVRDMFFPGRGTVSDLVPWCTFTDPELAHAGLTESQARALHGDAVEVHRVDLAHSDRARADGDCTGRIVAVCGAKGRLLGASILAAGAGDMIHELALVIKDERRLADLSSLIHVYPTLSTSIGQVAAEATFVSALRFAWFPRLRRLWPFGP
- the folE gene encoding GTP cyclohydrolase I FolE, translated to MPGVDRVRIRHAVREILEAIGEDPDRDGLRGTPARVAEMYAEIMSGVGADPGEVLNVTFEEGHDEMVMVLDIPLYSLCEHHLVPFVGKAHLAYIPNVDGRITGLSKLARLVEGFAQRPQVQERLTTQIANTMEDVLQPRGVLVSLQAEHLCMSMRGTKKAGTLTVTQAVRGLFRDDPRTRAEAMAFIHGR
- the ftsH gene encoding ATP-dependent zinc metalloprotease FtsH, which codes for MRKTLRHPLLWVLLALVVLIASASLLGGGDKREKVPLSKLQALAADGKVKTAEIVGDGKVQGELKAGGKYEAKFPAEYADELTTLLLKADVNVDSKDSGQNIWFALLINFLPIVLLFGGFLWVINSMQGGGSKVMQFGRAKPKVMSKDEPKVTFADVAGADEAVAELQEIKDFLESPTKFHSIGAKIPKGVLLYGPPGTGKTLLARAVAGEAGVPFFSISGSDFVEMFVGVGASRVRDLFAQAKAAPPAIIFMDEIDAVGRHRGAGMGGGHDEREQTLNQLLVEMDGFDTKAGVILIAATNRPDILDPALLRPGRFDRQIVVDRPDLLGRKAILEVHAKGKPLEDNIDLEILARRTPGFTGADLANLMNEAALLSARHGRKKIGMRSLEDAIDRVIGGPERKTRVMSEKEKLVIAYHEGGHALVGHVLPYADPVHKVSIVARGRALGWTMSLPTEDKYLVSRSELRDQLAVLMGGRTAEELIFGEITTGAANDIEKASEIARAMVTQYGMSDVLGPLQLGEKNGEVFLGRDFGHQANYSDEMAARIDTEVRKLIDGAHDEAVSILSTHRATLDRLASALIDQETLDTPQLMEILGELPPWATKKVPLPPPSPVAALPVGAALAVEAPATTVAGAAVRRLRRKLRRATNRPATA